A single window of Falco peregrinus isolate bFalPer1 chromosome 11, bFalPer1.pri, whole genome shotgun sequence DNA harbors:
- the MSH6 gene encoding DNA mismatch repair protein Msh6 isoform X2 — translation MAMSRQSTLLRFFPKASPAPPPQPGPGTRCRAPGERNGREAATSPAGAASNGARRKEAGEKNGAAAKAPSVSCEYSPGDLVWAKMEGYPWWPCLIYNHPTERTIVRGKGKSTRVHVQFFDDSPTRGWVSIKYLRPYKGSSDGETLKGGMFYSAKPEVKRAMVLADDAMSKDKTKRLELAVCSEPSDTEEEEEEEMEMSESASGNSDDGNSEEDVKSNKRVMSRESAVKTKRRRVLDSDSDHDGSDAEFKPDVKEVASSEEASSGVDENESDTETDSESVAESPIKVPSKRKKREINKPAKRSSLENERSETPKRAATVSLEAKSKLTSFAAPESFESQANACSGGGIGGFAAWEHEKLDWLQEGKKKDAHRRRQSDPDYDPCTLYVPEDYLNKCTPGMRRWWQLKSQNFDAVIFYKVGKFYELYHMDAVTGVNELGLIFMKGTWAHSGFPETVFGRFSDVLVQKGYKVARVEQTETPEMMEMRYKSMAHPTKFDKVVRREICRIITKGTQTYSVLDCDPSENHSKYLLCVKEKEESSGQRVYGVCFVDTSVGKFYIGQFSDDRHCSRFRTLVAHYTPVQVLYEKGNLSVDTQKILKGSLVSCIQEGLIAGSQFWNASKTLKVLLEEGYFKEKQNSENGCSLPSVIKSLTSESDSLGLTPGENSELALSALGGCVFYLKKCLIDQELLSLANFEEYIPVDIDTAKTTSSSSFFAKTDQRMVLDGVTLMNLEVLQNGTNGTTEGTLLERIDTCCTPFGKRLLKQWLCAPLCNPKSINDRLDAVEDLLAVPDKMSEVSEHLKKLPDLERLLSKIHSIGSPLKSQNHPDSRAIFYEEIKYSKKKIADFLSALEGFKVMNEIVDVMEDVASNFKSRVLKQLVTRKAKNPGGRFPDLSAELRRWDTAFDHNQARKTGVITPKAGFDPDYDKALQDIKAVEEDLHNYLDKQRKLLGFKSMLYWGAGKNRYQMEIPESVVSRNLPEEYELKSTRKGYKRYWTKEIEKMLAAMVNAEERRDAALKDCMRRLFYNFDKNSKDWQTAVECIAVLDVLMSLANYSQDGDGPLCRPVILLPVDSAPPFLELKNSRHPCITKTFFGDDFIPNDIVIGSRDEDGSSAASCVLVTGPNMGGKSTLMRQAGLLVVMAQLGCYVPAEVCRLTPIDRVFTRLGASDRIMSGESTFFVELSETSSILQHATEHSLVLVDELGRGTATFDGTAIASAVVKELVERIKCRTLFSTHYHSLVEDYSHSVAVQLGHMACMVENESEDPSQETITFLYKFIEGACPKSYGFNAARLADIPEEIIQKGHRKAKEFEKATISLRVFRYLCLVVDGATSDANAVQKLTAMINHL, via the exons ATGGCCATGTCTCGCCAGAGCACCCTGCTCCGCTTCTTCCCCAAGGCCTCCCCGGCGCCTCCTccgcagcccggcccggggACCCGCTGCCGCGCTCCGGGGGAGCGGAATGGCCGTGAGGCCGCTACCAGCCCCGCCGGCGCGGCGAGCAATGGGGCCCGGCGCAAGGAGGCGGGGGAGAAGAACGGCGCGGCCGCCAAGGCGCCCAG TGTCTCCTGTGAGTATTCACCTGGTGACTTGGTCTGGGCCAAGATGGAAGGTTATCCTTGGTGGCCCTGTCTCATATACAACCATCCGACTGAAAGAACAATAGtcagaggaaaagggaaatccACTCGTGTCCACGTACAGTTTTTTGATGACAGCCCTACAAGGGGCTGGGTCAGCATTAAATATCTGAGGCCATATAAAG GTTCATCAGATGGCGAGACGCTGAAGGGAGGAATGTTTTATAGTGCAAAGCCCGAAGTTAAAAGAGCAATGGTGCTAGCGGATGATGCAATGAGTAAAGATAAAACTAAGCGACTTGAACTGGCAGTATGCAGTGAACCTTCAGacacagaggaggaggaagaggaggaaatggAG ATGAGTGAAAGCGCATCAGGCAATAGTGATGACGGCAATAGTGAGGAGGACGTGAAGAGTAATAAGCGAGTAATGAGCAGGGAAAGTGCCGTAAAAACCAAAAGAAGAAGAGTGTTGGATTCCGACAGTGATCACGATGGCTCCGATGCAGAGTTCAAGCCTGATGTGAAAGAAGTGGCGAGCAGCGAGGAAGCTAGTAGTGGGGTGGATGAAAATGAATCTGACACAGAGACAGACTCGGAGAGTGTTGCAGAAAGTCCCATAAAAGTCCCTTCTAAACgaaagaaaagagagataaACAAGCCTGCTAAAAGGAGTAGCTTAGAAAATGAACGTTCTGAAACGCCCAAAAGAGCAGCAACAGTTTCTTTAGAAGCCAAGTCTAAGCTGACATCATTTGCAGCACCTGAAAGCTTTGAATCTCAAGCAAATGCTTGCAGCGGAGGAGGCATCGGTGGCTTTGCAGCGTGGGAACATGAAAAGCTGGATtggctgcaggaagggaaaaagaaagatgcgCATAGGAGACGGCAGAGTGACCCTGATTATGACCCATGTACTCTGTATGTACCTGAGGATTATCTCAACAAGTGCACGCCAGGAATGCGGAGGTGGTGGCAGCTGAAAAGTCAAAACTTTGATGCTGTGATTTTCTACAAAGTTGGTAAATTCTATGAGTTGTATCATATGGATGCAGTCACTGGCGTAAACGAGTTGGGCCTCATCTTTATGAAGGGTACTTGGGCCCATTCGGGTTTCCCCGAAACTGTGTTTGGCAGATTCTCAGATGTTCTTGTGCAGAAAGGCTACAAGGTAGCCCGTGTTGAGCAGACAGAAACTCCCGAAATGATGGAAATGCGCTACAAGTCAATGGCCCACCCAACAAAATTTGACAAGGTTGTACGCAGAGAAATATGCAGAATCATCACCAAGGGAACTCAGACTTACAGTGTGCTGGATTGTGATCCCTCTGAGAACCACAGCAAATACCTTCTGTGCgttaaggaaaaagaagagtcCTCTGGACAACGTGTTTATGGGGTCTGCTTTGTTGACACATCGGTGGGGAAGTTTTACATAGGTCAGTTCTCAGATGACCGGCACTGTTCGAGGTTTAGGACTTTAGTAGCGCATTACACTCCTGTGCAGGTGCTGTATGAGAAGGGGAACCTGTCAGTGGACACACAGAAGATACTGAAGGGCTCTCTTGTTTCTTGCATTCAGGAAGGGCTGATCGCTGGTTCCCAGTTCTGGAATGCGTCTAAAACACTAAAAGTCCTTCTTGAAGAAGGCTATTTCAAGGAGAAACAGAACTCTGAAAATGGATGTTCTCTGCCCTCTGTAATCAAATCTCTGACTTCAGAGAGTGACTCGCTGGGATTGACTCCTGGTGAAAACAGTGAGTTAGCTTTGTCAGCTCTTGGGGGATGTGTCTTCTATCTCAAAAAATGTCTGATTGATCAGGAGCTGTTATCGCTGGCGAACTTTGAGGAGTACATCCCCGTGGATATTGATACTGCAAAAACTACAAGTTCAAGCAGTTTCTTTGCCAAAACTGACCAGCGGATGGTGCTGGATGGAGTCACCCTGATGAACTTGGAAGTCCTGCAGAATGGAACCAACGGAACCACAGAAGGTACTTTGTTGGAAAGGATTGATACTTGTTGTACCCCATTTGGGAAGCGACTCCTAAAACAGTGGCTCTGCGCTCCACTTTGTAATCCTAAATCCATCAATGATCGTTTAGACGCTGTGGAGGACCTGCTGGCGGTGCCAGATAAAATGTCTGAAGTTAGTGAGCACCTGAAGAAACTTCCTGACCTTGAAAGGCTGCTCAGCAAAATTCACAGTATTGGATCACCACTTAAAAGTCAGAACCATCCCGACAGCAGGGCCATCTTTTATGAAGAAatcaaatacagcaaaaaaaaaattgctgactTCTTGTCTGCGCTGGAGGGGTTTAAAGTAATGAATGAAATTGTTGATGTCATGGAAGACGTTGCCAGCAACTTCAAATCTAGAGTCCTTAAGCAGCTAGTCACCCGCAAAGCCAAAAATCCAGGTGGCCGCTTCCCAGACTTGAGTGCAGAGCTTAGAAGGTGGGATACCGCTTTTGATCATAACCAGGCTCGAAAGACGGGAGTGATTACCCCAAAGGCAGGTTTTGACCCCGATTACGACAAAGCGCTACAGGATATTAAAGCTGTTGAGGAAGATCTTCACAATTACCTGGATAAGCAACGCAAACTGCTTGGATTCAAATCCATGCTGTACTGGGGGGCAGGCAAAAACCGATACCAAATGGAAATACCCGAAAGCGTTGTATCACGTAATTTGCCTGAGGAGTATGAGTTGAAGTCAACCAGGAAGGGATATAAACGTTACTGGACCAAGGAGATTGAGAAGATGCTGGCTGCGATGGTTAATGCTGAAGAGCGCAGAGATGCAGCACTAAAAGACTGTATGAGGCGTTTATTTTACAACTTTGATAAAAATAGCAAAGACTGGCAGACAGCTGTGGAATGCATTGCTGTGTTAG ATGTCTTGATGTCCCTTGCTAACTACAGTCAAGATGGTGATGGACCACTGTGCCGACCTGTAATTCTACTGCCTGTAGACAGTGCTCCTCCCTTCCTGGAACTTAAAAATTCACGCCATCCATGCATTACAAAAACTTTCTTTGGGGATGATTTTATTCCTAATGACATTGTGATAGGCAGCAGAGATGAAGATGGCAGTAGTGCAGCTTCCTGTGTGTTAGTAACTGGCCCGAATATGGGTGGCAAATCTACGCTCATGAGACAG GCTGGTCTCCTGGTTGTAATGGCTCAGCTGGGATGCTACGTACCTGCTGAAGTCTGCAGGCTTACACCGATTGACAGAGTATTTACAAGGCTTGGTGCCTCAGACAGAATTATGTCAG gtgAAAGTACCTTCTTTGTTGAACTGAGTGAGACTTCCAGCATTCTCCAGCATGCAACAGAGCACTCCCTTGTTCTCGTGGACGAACTGG gcagaggcacagctACTTTTGACGGAACAGCTATAGCGAGTGCAGTCGTGAAGGAACTCGTGGAGAGAATCAAGTGTCGGACGCTGTTCTCCACACACTACCACTCGCTGGTGGAGGATTATTCACACAGTGTGGCTGTGCAGCTCGGTCACATG GCATGTATGGTTGAAAATGAGAGTGAAGATCCAAGCCAGGAGACAATTACGTTCCTGTACAAGTTCATTGAAGGGGCATGTCCAAAGAGCTATGGCTTCAATGCAGCGAGACTTGCTGATATTCCAGAGGAAATTATTCAGAAGgggcacagaaaagcaaaagagttTGAGAAAGCGACCATTTCGCTGAGAGTATTTAG GTATCTCTGCCTGGTGGTGGATGGCGCAACAAGTGATGCAAACGCTGTGCAGAAACTTACCGCTATGATCAATCATCTTTAA
- the MSH6 gene encoding DNA mismatch repair protein Msh6 isoform X1 produces MAMSRQSTLLRFFPKASPAPPPQPGPGTRCRAPGERNGREAATSPAGAASNGARRKEAGEKNGAAAKAPSVSCEYSPGDLVWAKMEGYPWWPCLIYNHPTERTIVRGKGKSTRVHVQFFDDSPTRGWVSIKYLRPYKGSSDGETLKGGMFYSAKPEVKRAMVLADDAMSKDKTKRLELAVCSEPSDTEEEEEEEMEQMSESASGNSDDGNSEEDVKSNKRVMSRESAVKTKRRRVLDSDSDHDGSDAEFKPDVKEVASSEEASSGVDENESDTETDSESVAESPIKVPSKRKKREINKPAKRSSLENERSETPKRAATVSLEAKSKLTSFAAPESFESQANACSGGGIGGFAAWEHEKLDWLQEGKKKDAHRRRQSDPDYDPCTLYVPEDYLNKCTPGMRRWWQLKSQNFDAVIFYKVGKFYELYHMDAVTGVNELGLIFMKGTWAHSGFPETVFGRFSDVLVQKGYKVARVEQTETPEMMEMRYKSMAHPTKFDKVVRREICRIITKGTQTYSVLDCDPSENHSKYLLCVKEKEESSGQRVYGVCFVDTSVGKFYIGQFSDDRHCSRFRTLVAHYTPVQVLYEKGNLSVDTQKILKGSLVSCIQEGLIAGSQFWNASKTLKVLLEEGYFKEKQNSENGCSLPSVIKSLTSESDSLGLTPGENSELALSALGGCVFYLKKCLIDQELLSLANFEEYIPVDIDTAKTTSSSSFFAKTDQRMVLDGVTLMNLEVLQNGTNGTTEGTLLERIDTCCTPFGKRLLKQWLCAPLCNPKSINDRLDAVEDLLAVPDKMSEVSEHLKKLPDLERLLSKIHSIGSPLKSQNHPDSRAIFYEEIKYSKKKIADFLSALEGFKVMNEIVDVMEDVASNFKSRVLKQLVTRKAKNPGGRFPDLSAELRRWDTAFDHNQARKTGVITPKAGFDPDYDKALQDIKAVEEDLHNYLDKQRKLLGFKSMLYWGAGKNRYQMEIPESVVSRNLPEEYELKSTRKGYKRYWTKEIEKMLAAMVNAEERRDAALKDCMRRLFYNFDKNSKDWQTAVECIAVLDVLMSLANYSQDGDGPLCRPVILLPVDSAPPFLELKNSRHPCITKTFFGDDFIPNDIVIGSRDEDGSSAASCVLVTGPNMGGKSTLMRQAGLLVVMAQLGCYVPAEVCRLTPIDRVFTRLGASDRIMSGESTFFVELSETSSILQHATEHSLVLVDELGRGTATFDGTAIASAVVKELVERIKCRTLFSTHYHSLVEDYSHSVAVQLGHMACMVENESEDPSQETITFLYKFIEGACPKSYGFNAARLADIPEEIIQKGHRKAKEFEKATISLRVFRYLCLVVDGATSDANAVQKLTAMINHL; encoded by the exons ATGGCCATGTCTCGCCAGAGCACCCTGCTCCGCTTCTTCCCCAAGGCCTCCCCGGCGCCTCCTccgcagcccggcccggggACCCGCTGCCGCGCTCCGGGGGAGCGGAATGGCCGTGAGGCCGCTACCAGCCCCGCCGGCGCGGCGAGCAATGGGGCCCGGCGCAAGGAGGCGGGGGAGAAGAACGGCGCGGCCGCCAAGGCGCCCAG TGTCTCCTGTGAGTATTCACCTGGTGACTTGGTCTGGGCCAAGATGGAAGGTTATCCTTGGTGGCCCTGTCTCATATACAACCATCCGACTGAAAGAACAATAGtcagaggaaaagggaaatccACTCGTGTCCACGTACAGTTTTTTGATGACAGCCCTACAAGGGGCTGGGTCAGCATTAAATATCTGAGGCCATATAAAG GTTCATCAGATGGCGAGACGCTGAAGGGAGGAATGTTTTATAGTGCAAAGCCCGAAGTTAAAAGAGCAATGGTGCTAGCGGATGATGCAATGAGTAAAGATAAAACTAAGCGACTTGAACTGGCAGTATGCAGTGAACCTTCAGacacagaggaggaggaagaggaggaaatggAG cAGATGAGTGAAAGCGCATCAGGCAATAGTGATGACGGCAATAGTGAGGAGGACGTGAAGAGTAATAAGCGAGTAATGAGCAGGGAAAGTGCCGTAAAAACCAAAAGAAGAAGAGTGTTGGATTCCGACAGTGATCACGATGGCTCCGATGCAGAGTTCAAGCCTGATGTGAAAGAAGTGGCGAGCAGCGAGGAAGCTAGTAGTGGGGTGGATGAAAATGAATCTGACACAGAGACAGACTCGGAGAGTGTTGCAGAAAGTCCCATAAAAGTCCCTTCTAAACgaaagaaaagagagataaACAAGCCTGCTAAAAGGAGTAGCTTAGAAAATGAACGTTCTGAAACGCCCAAAAGAGCAGCAACAGTTTCTTTAGAAGCCAAGTCTAAGCTGACATCATTTGCAGCACCTGAAAGCTTTGAATCTCAAGCAAATGCTTGCAGCGGAGGAGGCATCGGTGGCTTTGCAGCGTGGGAACATGAAAAGCTGGATtggctgcaggaagggaaaaagaaagatgcgCATAGGAGACGGCAGAGTGACCCTGATTATGACCCATGTACTCTGTATGTACCTGAGGATTATCTCAACAAGTGCACGCCAGGAATGCGGAGGTGGTGGCAGCTGAAAAGTCAAAACTTTGATGCTGTGATTTTCTACAAAGTTGGTAAATTCTATGAGTTGTATCATATGGATGCAGTCACTGGCGTAAACGAGTTGGGCCTCATCTTTATGAAGGGTACTTGGGCCCATTCGGGTTTCCCCGAAACTGTGTTTGGCAGATTCTCAGATGTTCTTGTGCAGAAAGGCTACAAGGTAGCCCGTGTTGAGCAGACAGAAACTCCCGAAATGATGGAAATGCGCTACAAGTCAATGGCCCACCCAACAAAATTTGACAAGGTTGTACGCAGAGAAATATGCAGAATCATCACCAAGGGAACTCAGACTTACAGTGTGCTGGATTGTGATCCCTCTGAGAACCACAGCAAATACCTTCTGTGCgttaaggaaaaagaagagtcCTCTGGACAACGTGTTTATGGGGTCTGCTTTGTTGACACATCGGTGGGGAAGTTTTACATAGGTCAGTTCTCAGATGACCGGCACTGTTCGAGGTTTAGGACTTTAGTAGCGCATTACACTCCTGTGCAGGTGCTGTATGAGAAGGGGAACCTGTCAGTGGACACACAGAAGATACTGAAGGGCTCTCTTGTTTCTTGCATTCAGGAAGGGCTGATCGCTGGTTCCCAGTTCTGGAATGCGTCTAAAACACTAAAAGTCCTTCTTGAAGAAGGCTATTTCAAGGAGAAACAGAACTCTGAAAATGGATGTTCTCTGCCCTCTGTAATCAAATCTCTGACTTCAGAGAGTGACTCGCTGGGATTGACTCCTGGTGAAAACAGTGAGTTAGCTTTGTCAGCTCTTGGGGGATGTGTCTTCTATCTCAAAAAATGTCTGATTGATCAGGAGCTGTTATCGCTGGCGAACTTTGAGGAGTACATCCCCGTGGATATTGATACTGCAAAAACTACAAGTTCAAGCAGTTTCTTTGCCAAAACTGACCAGCGGATGGTGCTGGATGGAGTCACCCTGATGAACTTGGAAGTCCTGCAGAATGGAACCAACGGAACCACAGAAGGTACTTTGTTGGAAAGGATTGATACTTGTTGTACCCCATTTGGGAAGCGACTCCTAAAACAGTGGCTCTGCGCTCCACTTTGTAATCCTAAATCCATCAATGATCGTTTAGACGCTGTGGAGGACCTGCTGGCGGTGCCAGATAAAATGTCTGAAGTTAGTGAGCACCTGAAGAAACTTCCTGACCTTGAAAGGCTGCTCAGCAAAATTCACAGTATTGGATCACCACTTAAAAGTCAGAACCATCCCGACAGCAGGGCCATCTTTTATGAAGAAatcaaatacagcaaaaaaaaaattgctgactTCTTGTCTGCGCTGGAGGGGTTTAAAGTAATGAATGAAATTGTTGATGTCATGGAAGACGTTGCCAGCAACTTCAAATCTAGAGTCCTTAAGCAGCTAGTCACCCGCAAAGCCAAAAATCCAGGTGGCCGCTTCCCAGACTTGAGTGCAGAGCTTAGAAGGTGGGATACCGCTTTTGATCATAACCAGGCTCGAAAGACGGGAGTGATTACCCCAAAGGCAGGTTTTGACCCCGATTACGACAAAGCGCTACAGGATATTAAAGCTGTTGAGGAAGATCTTCACAATTACCTGGATAAGCAACGCAAACTGCTTGGATTCAAATCCATGCTGTACTGGGGGGCAGGCAAAAACCGATACCAAATGGAAATACCCGAAAGCGTTGTATCACGTAATTTGCCTGAGGAGTATGAGTTGAAGTCAACCAGGAAGGGATATAAACGTTACTGGACCAAGGAGATTGAGAAGATGCTGGCTGCGATGGTTAATGCTGAAGAGCGCAGAGATGCAGCACTAAAAGACTGTATGAGGCGTTTATTTTACAACTTTGATAAAAATAGCAAAGACTGGCAGACAGCTGTGGAATGCATTGCTGTGTTAG ATGTCTTGATGTCCCTTGCTAACTACAGTCAAGATGGTGATGGACCACTGTGCCGACCTGTAATTCTACTGCCTGTAGACAGTGCTCCTCCCTTCCTGGAACTTAAAAATTCACGCCATCCATGCATTACAAAAACTTTCTTTGGGGATGATTTTATTCCTAATGACATTGTGATAGGCAGCAGAGATGAAGATGGCAGTAGTGCAGCTTCCTGTGTGTTAGTAACTGGCCCGAATATGGGTGGCAAATCTACGCTCATGAGACAG GCTGGTCTCCTGGTTGTAATGGCTCAGCTGGGATGCTACGTACCTGCTGAAGTCTGCAGGCTTACACCGATTGACAGAGTATTTACAAGGCTTGGTGCCTCAGACAGAATTATGTCAG gtgAAAGTACCTTCTTTGTTGAACTGAGTGAGACTTCCAGCATTCTCCAGCATGCAACAGAGCACTCCCTTGTTCTCGTGGACGAACTGG gcagaggcacagctACTTTTGACGGAACAGCTATAGCGAGTGCAGTCGTGAAGGAACTCGTGGAGAGAATCAAGTGTCGGACGCTGTTCTCCACACACTACCACTCGCTGGTGGAGGATTATTCACACAGTGTGGCTGTGCAGCTCGGTCACATG GCATGTATGGTTGAAAATGAGAGTGAAGATCCAAGCCAGGAGACAATTACGTTCCTGTACAAGTTCATTGAAGGGGCATGTCCAAAGAGCTATGGCTTCAATGCAGCGAGACTTGCTGATATTCCAGAGGAAATTATTCAGAAGgggcacagaaaagcaaaagagttTGAGAAAGCGACCATTTCGCTGAGAGTATTTAG GTATCTCTGCCTGGTGGTGGATGGCGCAACAAGTGATGCAAACGCTGTGCAGAAACTTACCGCTATGATCAATCATCTTTAA